TTAAGAGAAATATTCCGAATATCGATTCCGTCAATCGTTATATTGCCTGATTGGAACTCGAAAAAGCGCATCAGAATATTTACCAGGGTTGTTTTGCCCGAACCCGACGGTCCCACTATGGCGACTTTTTCTCCGGGGCGGATATCGAGCCGGAGCGCTTCAAAAACAGGGCTGCCGGTATTATAGGCGAATGATAAGTTGTCAATTTTAATATGACCTTTGGCCTTTTCCAGAATAACGGGTTCCGGGGGATCGGTAACTGCCGGAGAAATATCCATGTATTCAAAAAAACGGTTGACGGAAGCCATGGTCGATTGCACCTGGACATGGATCGAGGCGATATTTTGTATCGGAGAGTACAGATAGGAGAGAAGCATATAAAAAGCAATCAGAGCGCCCAGTTTCATCGAGCCGCCGGCAATCAGATAAGTTCCCCAGGAGAGAACCACAATGGGCCCGGTCATATTGACAAAATTGACAAGGTTGACGGTAAGAGAATTAGTCACACTGTGTTTTATATAAAGCTTTGTCATCTTCTCAAGAACTGTGTCGACTTTCTTTTTTTCCGCCAGCTCCTGGCTGAATGCTTTCACCGTCTTAATAGAGAGAAATGATTCCTGCAGCTTAGCTGAGAACGAAGCAACGGTCTCCTGTAGATTTTTCGCTATTAAGTGTATTTTGGATCCGAATTTCAGGGCCAGCAGGAAAGTAAGGGGAACCGGTATAATGGCTATTAAGGTCAGAATCCAGTCGGTCATAAAAAGGTAAATCGAAATCGCCGCGAGCATCATGATATTGGTCAGGAACACCAGAAGGATAGAGGTGAGCAGACTCTGTATGTACTGAACATCGGACAGTACTCGAGACATCATTTCGCCGACCTGATGACTCTGATGGAAATCAAGGGTGAGCATTTCGAGGTGGCCAAAAAGTTGCGAGCGCATTCTGGCGATAATGTTGGCGCCGATGTATCCTACCAGGTAATCCCGGATATATGAAAAAATGACATTAAAGAGATAGATTCCCAAAAGCACCAACCCGAAATAGATGACGGGCATAACATCTATTCCATTTTTGGCCTGGGCGGTTAATGAGGGTATTAAATCGTCGATAAGGTACTTGACGGCCAGCGGCATCGCCAAGACCAGGGCAGCAATCAACCCCATGATTATGAGAGTCAGGAGTTCAAGGTGCCAATGCGGCTTAAGATAACCCCACAGACGCACTATTGTCTGTTTTTCAATTTTCATATCGGGTGCGGCACATATATTACGGCTGCCGGACTTTGTTCATTTCCTCTTCGGTTTCTCTGATATTTTCAAGCAATTGAGAGATGTTGGAAGGATCTTCACATTTAATACCCTGTTGCTTTTCAATTTGATATATGCAGAATGGATTATTAGCACGCTCCCCGCTGGCCGAAACCGAAGTGGTTGTGCAGCCGCCGCGGCAAAGCGGAAGATAGCGGCAATCATGGCAGAAACCGGTGGCGGTCTCTTTGGTAAACTTGCGATTGTAGGCGAACCCGTTAGGATTGTTCCATATTTCGGTAAATGAGGAGTTCCGAATATTACCTTCAACAAACTGCTCCTGCATCGACAGGCATCCCTTGACATTGCCGTTGGAGCAAATACCGGCCACCCTTGTTCCGGCATAACAACCCAAATATACATTATTCTTCCCAAGCAAATCATAGCCCATGCAGCCATAATAACCTATATTTTCACCGGCATTGATTTGGACGCGATCGTCTTTCTTCAGGTCGATGATTTTGCGGATAAAACGGGGATAATTTTCAAGCGACATGACCAATTCTCGACGGTCTTTCATTCTGCCGGTGCTGGTGGTCATCTGTATCCGCCACTGTTTAGCCCCGATTTTGACTAATATGTCATGCATGGCGTCCAGTTCATCCAGATTAATATTCGAAATCTGACTGACCACGCAATATGGGACACCCTCCTCAGTCATCATTTCCATGGCCCGAACAACCTTCGTCCAGCTGTCATCACGTTGCCTTATATAGTTATGCGTTTTCGCTGTCCCGTCGAAACTCACTCCGACATTGGTGAAACCGAGCTGCCTGAAATCATTGATAATATCTTTTGTAACGGCATAACCATTAGAGATAATATATGACTTCACCCCTTTTTCCACAACATGGGCGGCCAGTTCCCGCCAATCAGGGCGCAGCAGCGGTTCTCCGCCGGACAGGGTAAGTTCCTCACAGCCAAGCGCCGCCAGCTCATCGATAAGTCCAAATGCTTCCTGTTTCGAGAGCTCATCGGGGCGGATTTTTCCGGCCGAGGTCCCGCAGTGGAGGCATCTCATGTTACAGGCAAAAGTTATTTCCCAGACAACAGCCTTGGGATAAAATCTGAATTCCGTCATATCTACTCCTATACTGTGCTCTTGGCCTTTTGCTGCCGGGAGCGGGCAATTATATCAAGCATTTCCGGAAGCCTGTGTTTCCAGGTCCCGCACAAATTTTCCTGGGCAAGTTTGCGATCCTGCCGGCGCGAGGGACAGCCGCCCATGCAGATCGGCAGAATATCACATTCCCGGCAGGTGGAATCATTGAAGGGGTCGAAGTCGAAGAGCCGGGTAAAATTGGGATGGCTGTAATCAATTTTATCGGCGATATTACCCATCGATTTTTCCTTATTGCCGGTGTAACCCAGGCATCGGTACAAATCCCCCTCGGGATCGACTATAAATGAGTTGATCGTCTGCGCCATGCAATGAAAGGCGCATGGCCGAGGAATATAATTTATGGAAAATCCCCTGTCCAGTAAAAGGGAATAAAGTTCTATTTCAAGTTTCGAGAAATCACGGTTGCTGTAACAGCTTTCCGCGATATTTCCACAGACTTCGGATACCGGTTCCACCATTCCGAAATACAACCCGACGCGGTGTTTCAATCCGGCGTCGGAAAGCTCCTCCAGCATCTCCGAAATAATTTCGGACGTGAAGGTCATATCGATATTGACACGTATGGCCACCGCCATTTTCCCGGCGGCGTATTTGATATTATTTACGATTTTGGCAAAACTCTCGCCACCGTTCTTTAACGGTCGTTTCTTATTATGGAGTCTTGAAGGACCGTCAAGGGTTATTTGAACGCTGCCGACTTTTAAATCCGCAAACCTGTCAACCAAATCAGGCGTCAACAGAAGGCCGTTGGAAATCAACTGCGCCGTATAATCAAAATCATGCTTTTGGCCCAGAGACATGAATTTCTCAGACATCTGTTCGATTTTCCGATGGGCCAGCAGAGGTTCCCCTCCGAACCAGATAACGCCGAATCTATTGAGATAGCGCCCCTGCTCTTCCAGCAGTTTATATATTGCGCTGCTGACATCATCGGAGATAAGACCTTCTTTCTTACCCTCGTAACAATAGGCGCAGGCCATATTGCAGGCCATTGTCGGCGCAATGGTCATACCGAGTTCCGTCTGGTCATAACGATCGATCATATGCTGGAAATGTAAGATATCAATTTCTTCTCTCGGATCGTCATATACAAAGTTTCCGAACATCAATTGCCCAAGAAGAGTCTGCTCGTTTTCGGACAATGATTTTTCGCCATTCTCCTTGAGTTTTAAATAAAGCCTGTCCAGGACAGCTACATTTTCAGGTGTAAGGAGAGCCAATCCCCCGGAACGGGCATTATATGCAATATGATAACCATTGTGCCATGGCAGGATATGATTGTATTTTGATACCTTTTTCATCGGCAAGTTAATCCCTTAATTATTATACGGATACGGAAGGACGACAAGCGCCTTCCGTATCCCATAACTACTCTAATCAAATGGGTACTGGATCAATACCATAGAGAGGATACACTACATCCTTGCAGACCGGCGGTACATAAGTGTCACAGGTCAGCTTTTTGCAACCGCTTTTCGTAATTTCGCTTGGGTCGATCAGGTAAATCACAGTCTCACCTCCTCAACGATGTCTAGCAGTTATGCGTTTAATGTTGACTCACGCAACCTCACTGTTGACAGTATGCTGCGTTTTAAAATTGCATAGCACAAATATCCAAATAACTTATCAAGACAGGTAGGATCAAATTTGCGAGGCGCAGACCTAATATCTACACCCAAAAATCGGCAAGAATCTCGGGTTCAAGTGTTAAAATATTGTGTTGCAGTTAAGGCGCTCTCTACCTACCTCCCGCTTATTTATTAAATTTATACTAATCTTTTCTAATGTCAAGCCAAATATGCTCGCTTCTTTCCAATGCAGAAGAAGCCTATTTCCGAGTACGGAAATATCTTTCTTCAATTCACGCGGCTGTCTGATGTTACCGCAAAGTTTGCCTTGTCATTATAAATCGATTTCAGTACATTTATAGATGTCAAATACCTTTTAAGAGATTGGTATTCAATGGGAATGGGATTTCGACAAAAGAAGCACCTGGTTCGCGAAATGCTTGTGGCTCGGGATAATGAGGGAATAGTTCGTTGGGCAACGGCCGATCGGTCGGCCTTCCGCGTCTTGATTTCATTGTTGTTCGAACCGGAAAAAGTGAACTGTTATCGGGCGGCAGAGGTTCTGGGCAAGGTGGCCGCTGTCGAAGCGCGGAGCAACCTCGAAAATGTCAGGGAATTGCTTCGTCGCCTCTTTTGGACGATGAACGATGAATCCGGAAATATTTGCTGGTATGCGCCTGAGGCGATTGGAGAGATTCTATTCAATGTCCCTGATCTGTGTAGGGAGTTTTGCCCCATTTTGGCTTCATTTCTGAGCGAAGAACCGTTTGAAAGGGGAACCCGGCTGGCTATTGCCAGAATCGCCGAGTACAATCCCGATATTTTTGACGGTATAAAAGAAAAATTGTCAAAATCGCTGGAAAGTCCCGATCATGAAATAAGAGGGGCCTCATTGCTGGCACTGGCATTGATAGACAACCCGGCCGCACAAGAGGGGGCGCACCTTTTAACCGACGACGACCATCTCGTTGATATTTATGAAATAGAATCAGGGACTTTACTGAGTTTGAAGATCAGCGATCTGGCGGAGAAAATCAGCCAAAATAAAAATCCCCGCACCGGGACAGGAGGCGGGGATCAGCCTTAGCTTGCCTTAACGATAATATTAAATTACCGGCGGCTACTTGCCGCTGTTTTTATTTTTTAATTTATCCTTAAGCTGTTCTTTTTTAGCTGCTGCGACATCCTCTCTAATACTCGCGGTTTTTTCTCCAAAAAATGCAAATCGCAGCCAGTTAACCGCGAATTTCGACAGCTCGACATCGTCTGTCTTGATTTTACTTTTTGTTTCTTCATCAACTTCGAATTTGTTAAAAAAGCTGCTTTCAAAGACAAATCTGCGGAAGCGATCAATATCATAGCAGGCGGTAAAGAACATTTCAATCTGCTGCGGGTTAAGTTTATTCCCCTCCCGAAAGAAATGATGCGTCGTAATTTCCTTGAAGTACTCGCCGTTTTCGTTATATTCTTCGATACCCTGATTTTCCAGCCACTCGGCGACCGTGAATTCCTTGTCTTCGTTAAAACCCTTGCAGACATCTTCCTTCAGAAGGAAATAGAATTCTTCACTGACATCGCCGGCATCTTCACCGGGCGAGGCCAGTCCGAGCGGATACATCCGGCACGCCCAGGGGCGGTCCGGATACACGGTACAACCCTGTTCCGCCACAAAGGGACAGCTTTTTTTGGCATCGTCGTTCATTTTGAGAAGGAGTACCGGGAAGTGAAGATTCTTGTCAAAAGGGGAGATGGTATATTTTTTGAGAAGTTCGGTTGAAGCAATACCCAGATTTTGCTTGAGCCGGATAATATCGTAGGGAGTAAGGAATATGTTGACGTCGCCGCAGCAGGCATTGAAACAGGGGACGTTTTTATGGCATGAAAAAGTGAATTTATCCTCTTTTTTCAAGCGTGGATATTCCTTCAAAATATGCTCTTTGAATTTTTCGATTTCTCTCATTTTTTCTCCTGATCAACTATTATACCATCTTTAAGGGCGTCCCTGGACCAGACCGGCAACGGTCCTTCTTCACCTGTTTCGGGATCAAGCCGGTACCGATATGAGGCATTGACCTCATATTTGGAGCGCATCCAATCCCAGCCTTTGACGAAATACGGGCATTCATCGTTAAAACAAACGAATTGCACTTTTGACCCCCAGCAGACCATTTCGGGAACGGTCCAGGGGGCGAGTCTGGTCTGGCAGTGCGGACAATTGTACGTTTTTTCAGTCATACTCATTCCTTAACAGCCCCATAATCATCGTAAGATAACAGTCGGCGACCAAAAGTCAATCCGTTTAATAAAAACCTCCAGGCGCCTGATAAACAGCGCCTGGAGGAGTTCGCATAAGCGATTATCGGACGGGCTTAAGATCAGCCACCGAGAAGTTCATGCTCTTTCGGCTGAGGATAGACATGAAGCATCGGGCGTTTGATCATTTCCCATTCATTCTTAGCAGGATGCCATTTGCAGTTGGCGAAGCAGTGCCAGTTGTCCTCGTCCATTTTCGGGAAGTCGGCACGGAAATAATAACCGGGCCAACGGGTTTCCTGACGGAACAAGACGGTCCGGGCATGAGCTTCAGCCTGCCACATACGCTGAACATTTTCCCAGCAGCGCATCAGTTCATGCAGGTCGCGGGCTCCCAGTTGCTCGGCATCTTCTTTGAGATAGTTAAGCAGTTCGAGGGCGCGGTTGAGCTGCATTTCGTTGGTGGAGAACTGCGACGAAACACCGCCGACGTACTCATCCATGATCTTCTGCAGACGGAACATGAACATCTTGGGAATAATGTAGTTCGGGTTGGTGTCGGGATCGGTGGAAGCGCCCTGATTGTCCTTAAAGGTCTTCAGCGGCTTCAGAATGGCGTCTCTGAGTTTATCGATTTCGGCCTTGTTGATGTTCGGCAGAGTATTGTTTTCGAGGACGAATTTAACGGCTGCCTTGCCGACGATGCGGCCTTCCGCATGCGAACCGGAAGAGAACTTGTGCGAGGAGGCGCCTGAGGCATCACCGGCACAGAACATACCTTTGACGGTGGCCATATGATCGTAGCCCCAGAAATACTCGCTCTTGGTGTCCTTGCTCTGGATGTCTTCCGGACCGCTGACCCAGGCACCCGAGGCGCCGGAGTGAGAACCGATGAAATACGGTTCGGCGGCGGCGATTTCGGAAGCTTTCTTCTCCGGCTCCACGTTGGTGGCGGCCCAGAGAATGGCCTGCGAAATGGTCATATCAAGGAAGTCTTCCCAGGCTTCGGATTCCAGTTCTTTAAGTTTCTTCTTGGCCGCTTTTTCATCGCCGGCCTCGGCAACTATCTTCTGGATAGCTTCTTCGGTCCTCATATAGATGGGGCCTTTGCCATCCTTGATGTCAAGCATACCAAGCCAGTTACGAAGGTTAGCCGGGATCGGCTTGACCAGACCGTACGGCTTCCAATTCAGGAGCTCGTCGGTGCGTTCGACCATGTAGTTACCGCCCATGGCGTTGGTCGCACGGGATTTGAACAGAAGGAACCAGGCTCCAACCGGACCGTAAGCGTCTTTGAAACGAACCGGGATGAAGCGAACTTCCTGGCTGGTCATTTCGGCGCCGGCACGAATGGTGAAATAGGCCGATGAGCCGGAGTTCCACGGCGGATACCAGGCGCGGCCGAGACCTTCACCGGTACTGCGCGGTTTGAAGACGTGCACCGCGCCACCCATGGATACGATGGTGGCTTTGGCACGGAAGACATAGAATTTGTTCTCGCGAACCGAGAAGCCAACGGCGCCGGCGACACGATCGCCGTCAAGCAACGGCTCAACGATGAAGATACGTTCAAAATACTCACCGCCGGCTTCGGCCAAAGCGTTCTTGGCGGCTTCAGCGACGATGACTTTATAAGATTCGCCGTTAATCATCAGCTGCCAGCGGCCTTCATGCACATATTTGCCATCGGCATCCGTCCAGATGGGGAGTCCCCATTTTTCGAACAGGTGCACGGAGGAATCGACGTGGCGGGCAATATTGGCCACCAGATCCTCACGGGTGATACCCATCAGGTCCATGCGGACATAGTCAACGTAATCCTTTACGGTATTCTTGCCGCTGGGAAGATCGACATACTGGTTGATGGCCGACAGTCCCATAGCGACGGCACCGGAACGATCCATGGCCGCCTTGTCGACGACTGTAACCTTAAGATTGTTTTTCTTCGCCCAATAGCTGGCCTCGACGGCCGCACCGCAGGCTGCCATACCACCGCCAAGTATCAGCAGGTCAGTGGTAATTTCAACAGTTTCAAAATTTTCCATTACTATCCAACCTCCTGAAATTTACTTAATGGTATAGACTTCGGACAGTTTCAGTGCTTCCGGCTCCTGGGCCAGAATGTGATCATTCAAATTACCGTGAGAAGTGCCGTAACCACCGGCCGGCTTAGCCTTGCCTTCTTCAGTCGTTCTGATCGGGAATTTGAATCGCTTCAACATTCCATTACGGAACTTGACCGTCCACATGATGCTGTCGGTGCTGCGAAGCGGGGTAACCGAAGCATTCAATGGCACGAAGTCGGCATAACCGCGGATCTCGACTGCCTGGGTAGGGCAGATCTTGACGCAGTTATAGCATTCCCAACACATCTCCGGCTCTCTGTTGAAGGCTTTCATTTTGTCCTTGTCGAGAACCATAAGATCATTCGGACAGATATGCTGGCACGCGGTTTTGTCCAGTGCCTTGCACCCGTCACATTTTTCGGGATTCACAAAACTAGGCATTAACTACCTCCTAACTGAGTTTATAAATCAGCTTCGTGATGTATTTATTATTTCTTTTTATCCGCATCGCCGGTCGCATGGCCATGCAGTTTGACTTCAACCTTGTCTTCTTCCTTGATGCTGGCATAATATTCGCGAAGAATGGCCAGAACCTCGGGACGACTGAACTCGGTGGGGATGTCGCCGCCTTCGGATAATCCCTTGCGAAGAGCGGTGCCGCTCAGGAACAGACGATCTTCTTTACCATGCGGACAAGTCTTCATTGAAGCCATACCACCGCACTTGTAACACCAGAATGTCCAGTCGATAGGAAGCATCTTGCATTCAAGAGCGCCGTCCCACAGTTTGAAGAAGATTTCCTGTGCATCAAACGGACCATAATAATCACCGACACCGGCATGGTCACGGCCGATAATCATGTGCGTACAACCGAAGTTTTGACGGAAAAGAGCATGGAGGAGACCTTCACGCGGTCCGGCATAACGCATATCCAGCGGGTAACCGCCCATCACAACACGGTTCTTGTCGAAATAATTCTCGACAAGGGTGTCAATGCATTTGACGCGAACCTCGGCCGGAATGTCGCCCGGCTTAAGATTGCCGACCAGCTGATGGATATAAAGACCGTCGCTGACTTCAACCGCAATCTTGGCAAGATATTCGTGGGAACGATGCATGGGATTACGCAGTTGCAGGGCGGCGATTGTTTTCCATCCTTTTTCTTCGAAAATTTTGCGGCTCTCGGTGGGAGTCTGATAAATGCCCTTGAATTCCTTGGGGAAATAACTCTCCGAAAGAACCTTGACCTTTCCGGCGATGTTCCACTCTTTTTGAGCCATGACCATCTTGACACCGGGATGCTCCATGTCGGTGGTCTTGTAAACATGTTTGCATTCGAATTCTTTGTCGATCTTGTACGATTCGGAGACTTTCATCGTACCCATAATCTCATTTGTCTCGCCGGAGACAAGGCATATCTCCGTGCCGGGATCGATCTTCTTGTCGTGAGAGAGAGTCACGGGAATCGGCCAGAAGACACCATTGGTCATTTTCATATCTTGGCAGACACCTTTCCAGTCAGCCTGTCCCATGAAACCTTCCAGGGGAGTGAACCCGCCGATGCCCATCATGATGAGGTCACCGGTTTCGCGAGAAGCCATTACCACCTTGGGTAATCCTTGCGCTTTTTTCAATTCAGCTTCTTTCTCTTTTCCTTCGAGAAGCAGAATCTTCAGCGTGTCGCTTCCATGTGGAGAAATTAGTTTTGACATAATTCTTACCTGCTTTGTGTTAATTATCAGTAAACTAAAATTTCAATTCTGCATTAATTGTGATATAATTCACAAGCTTTGTCATCTATTCACACAGCATAGAATGTAACTTTTTTCACAAGCTTTGTCAAGAGGTAAAAGCCATTTTTTTGCGTTTTTTGCCCTTATTTTGTATCATTTTTCAATCGATTTATCAAGGGTGGCTGGCAGGATTCGAGCTTTGCCCTCTATCTGTAAATAGTTCATAGGGATAACGTTTTGAGTGTGATCCCCTGATGGTGCCGGACCGGGCTGTGGCTTCATGGTGAGCCTTTTCCTCCCAATAGGCTGCGTCGATGTCTAGTTGCCCCAAATTCAATTAAATGTCCGAATTTATGACTAAATTAGTAATATTAAATTCACCGCCTCTCTTATAATAGATTTCGATACTATTTGTGAAAAACTTAACTGACTTTGTGAAAAAAATAACAAAAAATCTTGACATATTTGATGCCTGTGCCTATTTTTAATCGGGTAAACCGGCATTATTGCCGATTTACCAACCAAAGATGGAGAGATATCAGATAAGGAGTGTGTAGTGGCCAATGGGCAGTTAATAGAACCCAATCTTCAATTTATACGCGATGTCAGAAAAGCCGGGGGAGACACTGTCAAAAGCTGCTACCAGTGTGCCACCTGCTCGGTGGTTTGCAGCCTTTCTCCGGCCGAAAAGCCATTTCCGCGTAAGGAGATGCTTCTGGCACAATGGGGCCAGACGGACCGCTTGATGGCTGATCCGGATATCTGGATGTGTTTTCAGTGCAATGACTGCACGCAGAAATGTCCCCGCGGCGCCCGTCCGGGTGATGTTCTTGCGGCCATCAGATCCTATATGTATAAAAAGTTCGCCTTCCCGTCATTTATGGGCAGGGCAGTAGCTTCACCAAAGGCCCTGCCGATCCTATTAATGGTACCGGTTCTTATTCTTGTGTTCGCCATATTATTTATGCCCAAAATCGGCCCGAATGGCGACGTCCTGTATCTGAGCAGCAGCACAATAGATTTTGACTACTTTCTCAGACATAGCTTTGTCGATGCTTTGTTCGTAGTAGGAAATATTATTATTTTTCTGTTTGCTTCCATTGGCTTTGTAAGATTCTGGAAAGGGCTGAAATCAAGCGGCTTTCAGTCGCAGATGTCCTTTATGAAGGCGCTGATTTTGACGGTAAAGGGAATTCTTGCCCATTCCAGCTTCTACGACTGTGATACCAATAAGCCCCGCGCCCTGGGACACCTTCTGCTTTTCTATGGATTTATCGGCGCCATGATCACCACCGGGGCGGTTTTTGTTTTTATATTTATTCCTCATTATCTGCATCTTCTCGGTCTGGAGCAGTTAAGCGCCTTTTTTGATTTACCGGTTAATTTGCCTCACCCCGTAAAAATACTGGGCGGTCTGAGCGGTCTGGCCCTGGTAATCGGCGGTGGCATGCTGATTGTCAGGCGCTGGCAGAACCGAGACAATGTCGGGGCCAACGGCTATGCCGATTATCTCTTCCTGTATATGCTTTTTCTGGTCGGCTTGACCGGCATGCTGTCCTGGGCAACTCGATTGACCGGGGTGCCTATGCTGGCCTATATTGTTTATTTTATTCATCTGGTCGTGGTCTTTTTCCTGCTATGGTATATGCCTTATTCGAAATTCGCCCATATGATTTACCGCACCCTGGCACTGGTTTATGCGCGAAGTATCGGGCGGACAGCCGGGAAATAGCAATTATGCCGATTGCCTTTATTACAGGCCGGCTATTGCCGGCCGGGTAAATATCGTTTGCCTAAGTCCAATTTAAATTGTATTTTAAAACGGCCCGGGATTACCCGGCCGACCTGCCTGTTCCGAGATACCCGGAAATAGCGGACAGGCGAATTTTTAACATAGTTGGGCCTCATTTTATAAGCTCATAGAGGTATCATTGATGAGGAGGTTGAGATGCCGGTTATAACAATCACACGCGGTTCCCTTAGCGCTTCCTATAAACTCACGCAGGGTCTTGCCAGGGAAATTCCCTGCCGGGCAATTTCCCGCGAGGAAATAATCGAACATGGCAAAAAATACGGAATTGAAGAATTCCTTAATGCGGCCAAGAGCATCATGGAAACCCGGCCGCCTCACTCGTGGGATCCTCACGCTGCGCAAATTCACCACTATCTTGTCATTTTCAAGGCGGCCCTGATGGATTTCGTCGCCGAAGGAAATATTATTTATCACGGGCTGCAAACCCATTACCTTTTGACGGATGTCCCTCGGGTGCTGCGGGTCAAGGTCGTGGCGCCGCTTGAATATCGCGTCAAGACTCTGACCGCCGAATCCAATTACAGCGAGGCGGAAGCCAGGGAGCATATTCAGTATGTGGATGCACAGCGGATTAGCTGGTACAAGTTCCTTCATGGCGCCGAATATGACGAAATGACGAATTATGATATCGTCCTGAATATGGAGAAGCTCAATCTCGATGCCATGGTGGAAATGATCGGCCTGCTTGTAAGAAAGCCGGAATTTCGAATTGATGCCGGCGCCATGAAACTGATCCATGATGCCCACATGAAGGCAAAAATCAGGGCATATCTGGTGCGGTCACCGAAAACCAGGGATATGGATATGACGCTTACCTGTGATTGCGAATCCGGCACCGTGAAAGTGAAATTCAATGCGCCGGGCCGTATGGCCGGTGAAAGGCAGAAAGACATCAAAGAGGCTCTTGCCGAGTTGGATATTATCAAAAATATAGAGATCACCGGGATCGATACCTGATCCCGTTCTCATTTCCAAAGCCATTCTAAAATATATTTTATAGACGCCCCTGTATAAACAGGGGCGTCAGTGTGTTTATTGCCTTTTTCCATTTTTGTTTTTACTTGACTGGAGGGCAAACGGCCGGTTATTATTTATTAATCAGTGAATAGGGTGTGATAGTACAAATTCATCAGTAAAGTAAAGGACGGGATGTATGGAAAAAGGCATAAAAGCACTTTGGAAAGAGGAAGATTGGTGGGCGGTCTGGATAGGC
This portion of the candidate division Zixibacteria bacterium HGW-Zixibacteria-1 genome encodes:
- the aprB gene encoding adenylyl-sulfate reductase subunit beta; the encoded protein is MPSFVNPEKCDGCKALDKTACQHICPNDLMVLDKDKMKAFNREPEMCWECYNCVKICPTQAVEIRGYADFVPLNASVTPLRSTDSIMWTVKFRNGMLKRFKFPIRTTEEGKAKPAGGYGTSHGNLNDHILAQEPEALKLSEVYTIK
- the aprA gene encoding adenylyl-sulfate reductase subunit alpha, with the protein product MENFETVEITTDLLILGGGMAACGAAVEASYWAKKNNLKVTVVDKAAMDRSGAVAMGLSAINQYVDLPSGKNTVKDYVDYVRMDLMGITREDLVANIARHVDSSVHLFEKWGLPIWTDADGKYVHEGRWQLMINGESYKVIVAEAAKNALAEAGGEYFERIFIVEPLLDGDRVAGAVGFSVRENKFYVFRAKATIVSMGGAVHVFKPRSTGEGLGRAWYPPWNSGSSAYFTIRAGAEMTSQEVRFIPVRFKDAYGPVGAWFLLFKSRATNAMGGNYMVERTDELLNWKPYGLVKPIPANLRNWLGMLDIKDGKGPIYMRTEEAIQKIVAEAGDEKAAKKKLKELESEAWEDFLDMTISQAILWAATNVEPEKKASEIAAAEPYFIGSHSGASGAWVSGPEDIQSKDTKSEYFWGYDHMATVKGMFCAGDASGASSHKFSSGSHAEGRIVGKAAVKFVLENNTLPNINKAEIDKLRDAILKPLKTFKDNQGASTDPDTNPNYIIPKMFMFRLQKIMDEYVGGVSSQFSTNEMQLNRALELLNYLKEDAEQLGARDLHELMRCWENVQRMWQAEAHARTVLFRQETRWPGYYFRADFPKMDEDNWHCFANCKWHPAKNEWEMIKRPMLHVYPQPKEHELLGG
- the sat gene encoding sulfate adenylyltransferase — its product is MSKLISPHGSDTLKILLLEGKEKEAELKKAQGLPKVVMASRETGDLIMMGIGGFTPLEGFMGQADWKGVCQDMKMTNGVFWPIPVTLSHDKKIDPGTEICLVSGETNEIMGTMKVSESYKIDKEFECKHVYKTTDMEHPGVKMVMAQKEWNIAGKVKVLSESYFPKEFKGIYQTPTESRKIFEEKGWKTIAALQLRNPMHRSHEYLAKIAVEVSDGLYIHQLVGNLKPGDIPAEVRVKCIDTLVENYFDKNRVVMGGYPLDMRYAGPREGLLHALFRQNFGCTHMIIGRDHAGVGDYYGPFDAQEIFFKLWDGALECKMLPIDWTFWCYKCGGMASMKTCPHGKEDRLFLSGTALRKGLSEGGDIPTEFSRPEVLAILREYYASIKEEDKVEVKLHGHATGDADKKK
- a CDS encoding zinc/iron-chelating domain-containing protein; amino-acid sequence: MREIEKFKEHILKEYPRLKKEDKFTFSCHKNVPCFNACCGDVNIFLTPYDIIRLKQNLGIASTELLKKYTISPFDKNLHFPVLLLKMNDDAKKSCPFVAEQGCTVYPDRPWACRMYPLGLASPGEDAGDVSEEFYFLLKEDVCKGFNEDKEFTVAEWLENQGIEEYNENGEYFKEITTHHFFREGNKLNPQQIEMFFTACYDIDRFRRFVFESSFFNKFEVDEETKSKIKTDDVELSKFAVNWLRFAFFGEKTASIREDVAAAKKEQLKDKLKNKNSGK
- a CDS encoding heterodisulfide reductase, which produces MIADLPTKDGEISDKECVVANGQLIEPNLQFIRDVRKAGGDTVKSCYQCATCSVVCSLSPAEKPFPRKEMLLAQWGQTDRLMADPDIWMCFQCNDCTQKCPRGARPGDVLAAIRSYMYKKFAFPSFMGRAVASPKALPILLMVPVLILVFAILFMPKIGPNGDVLYLSSSTIDFDYFLRHSFVDALFVVGNIIIFLFASIGFVRFWKGLKSSGFQSQMSFMKALILTVKGILAHSSFYDCDTNKPRALGHLLLFYGFIGAMITTGAVFVFIFIPHYLHLLGLEQLSAFFDLPVNLPHPVKILGGLSGLALVIGGGMLIVRRWQNRDNVGANGYADYLFLYMLFLVGLTGMLSWATRLTGVPMLAYIVYFIHLVVVFFLLWYMPYSKFAHMIYRTLALVYARSIGRTAGK